A genomic window from Silene latifolia isolate original U9 population chromosome Y, ASM4854445v1, whole genome shotgun sequence includes:
- the LOC141632422 gene encoding uncharacterized protein LOC141632422, whose product MKKRIASQVIEEEDSEMWGLQAVNALTDESASFDSAGLAFDDVAWLFTATTGSGILGLVILWRDGVEVEVVSSIAHYIDVIIRGLFEISEWRLTRLYGWAQNEDKWRTWQLMRELKSLLFLPWVVIGDFNQILFEHEKRGGAPRDQRSMDEFREAMDECGLMDIGFSEEPFTWWNIRGGSEAVFERLDRALVSPSFLEVCPTTTLSHLEYDKSNHAPIILSMFADTNQKKGQRFRFEDMWANSEECEDVLHGAWLETTGRNLGHNAMHKLDLCSRRLAQWSKIQFGDLRKRIEETRNRMNFLDSCSHDLAAVVEHKSMCANLDELLIAEEVFWRQRSRKYWHIIGKDVADYVIGCLDGRVDMTDVNHTHIVLIPKCKQASELSNFRPISLCNVVYTLISKVLVGSLKGFLDDLIDVEQNAFIPGRLL is encoded by the exons atgaagaagcGAATCGCCTCTCAGGTCATTGAAGAAGAGGACAGTGAAATGTGGGGACTCCAAGCTGTGAACGCGCTAACCGATGAATCAGCATCCTTTGATT ctgctggccttGCTTTTGACGATGTCGCGTGGctttttactgcgactacaggctctggtatcttag GTTTGGTAATACTCTGGCGGGATGGAGTAGAGGTAGAAGTTGTGTCGTCAATAGCCCATTATATCGATGTAATTATTCGTGGTCTGTTCGAGATTAGTGAGTGGAGACTTACTAGATTATATGGCTGGGCACAAAATGAAGATAAATGGAGGACATGGCAGCTGATGAGGGAGTTAAAATCACTGTTGTTCCTTCCTTGGGTTGTTATTGGTGATTTTAACCAAATCTTGTTTGAGCATGAGAAGCGTGGTGGTGCGCCGAGGGATCAAAGATCTATGGATGAGTTTCGAGAAGCGATGGATGAGTGTGGGCTTATGGATATTGGTTTCTCTGAGGAGCCTTTCACATGGTGGAATATAAGGGGAGGGTCGGAAGCGGTTTTCGAGAGGCTTGATAGGGCCCTTGTGTCGCCATCCTTCTTGGAAGTATGCCCGACTACTACTCTATCTCATTTGGAATATGACAAATCTAATCATGCCCCCATTATCTTATCCATGTTTGCTGATACAAATCAGAAGAAGGGGCAAAGGTTTCGGTTTGAGGATATGTGGGCTAATAGTGAAGAGTGTGAAGATGTTCTTCATGGTGCCTGGTTGGAAACAACGGGGCGAAATCTCGGTCACAATGCTATGCACAAATTGGATCTTTGTTCGAGACGACTTGCGCAATGGAGTAAAATTCAGTTTGGGGACCTTCGTAAGAGAATTGAGGAAACGAGGAACCGTATGAATTTCCTTGACTCGTGTTCTCATGATCTTGCAGCGGTTGTTGAGCATAAGAGTATGTGTGCGAATCTAGATGAGTTATTGATAGCGGAGGAGGTGTTTTGGCGCCAACGATCCCGG AAATATTGGCATATTATTGGCAAAGATGTTGCGGATTATGTCATTGGATGTCTAGACGGGAGAGTGGATATGACCGATGTTAATCATACGCATATTGTTCTTATTCCAAAATGTAAACAAGCTTCTGAGTTGAGTAATTTCCGACCCATCTCCCTTTGTAATGTGGTGTATACACTTATTTCTAAAGTTTTGGTTGGAAGCCTTAAAGGGTttttggatgatttgattgatgtTGAACAAAATGCCTTCATTCCAGGTCGTCTGTTATAG